Proteins found in one Thermaerobacter subterraneus DSM 13965 genomic segment:
- a CDS encoding BatA domain-containing protein yields MPGAAGSIFLTTGWGWLGPLLALLGAGLIVLLYMLRRRPRIRPVPSTLLWQQVVRDQVARRPWQRLRSRLSLWLELLGALALALALARPALPGGTAAAPGVVWVLDATASMGVEGRWQEAIALLHDDLRRTGPGFRGALLWAGPVPGWLAEPGATAADIGSALDRLAASPSGPAGGTTDWGTVLALAYGAAGALPPGSPVRVVTDGTDPALARQLASPPPASLHPLEVVVTGEPVENTAILAVHLPGPRQGTGPGNDFGSDVGDGLRNGVGNGLGNALGNGLASRDPGGNTELTVTLVHYGRKPATVTVVVEPAPRDPASPGAGGDSPDSPGPRQGTAGPQGGGAGGSAAPGHTGSSPGSPGASGSVPDGPGASRTGRAASTGSGEHAVAAGSSGNVPPRTVTLQPGRPLQVTISVPGGAPFYRVALVPGDAYPTDDVAWAIPEASPTVRIGLLAQGEAALIHRALALRPGAQVVRLVPPGTGTTGGTGEGPPPSGPRPAGGEPAYSGEGSAARQPVPPEGGPAGAGGNGGAGQPVPTEGRPAAGTEGSKPGAAAGAALGPEAAAALPLEAVAGLDLLVVVGLPLPPGLPASLPVIWIDPPGPSFQPRSLAVAPGGDAARLLGLVPLEGVTLLSAQALEPARGQREPGEVPLLLGDGRPIATYRPPGPGRGGRAVLGFDPYQGTLLLRPAWPLLVQALVSDLAPGGLGAPPRQRAGQVLALAPSPWLTAVTVLSPSGRPVLPGSVLDEPGLYRITARPVVPPTGGSGGGQAAEETVEAALWVQPDPGESLAVAEGPLVGTGHVPPPQPGRGTEAAAGRQESDTRAAAPAAGDGPPGPGTLSSPGPLAGHPAWRWAAWLALAGLAAGTWVVRHEL; encoded by the coding sequence GTGCCGGGCGCGGCCGGCAGCATCTTTCTCACCACAGGCTGGGGCTGGCTCGGGCCCTTGCTGGCCCTTCTGGGAGCTGGCCTCATCGTGCTGCTTTACATGCTGCGCCGCCGGCCCCGGATCCGGCCGGTGCCTTCCACCCTGCTCTGGCAGCAGGTGGTGCGGGATCAGGTGGCCCGCCGGCCCTGGCAGCGGCTGCGGTCCCGCCTCTCCCTCTGGCTTGAGCTTCTGGGCGCCCTGGCCCTGGCCCTGGCGCTGGCGCGGCCCGCCCTGCCGGGCGGCACGGCGGCGGCCCCCGGGGTGGTCTGGGTCCTCGATGCCACGGCCAGCATGGGCGTCGAAGGGCGATGGCAGGAGGCCATCGCCCTCCTCCACGACGATCTCCGCCGCACTGGCCCGGGGTTTCGGGGCGCGTTGCTCTGGGCCGGCCCGGTACCCGGCTGGCTGGCCGAGCCGGGGGCGACGGCGGCGGACATCGGCTCCGCCCTGGACCGGCTGGCCGCCTCCCCCTCGGGCCCGGCGGGAGGCACCACGGACTGGGGAACGGTCCTGGCCCTGGCCTACGGGGCAGCGGGGGCCCTGCCTCCCGGCAGCCCCGTGCGGGTCGTCACCGATGGCACCGACCCCGCCCTGGCCCGGCAGCTGGCATCGCCTCCCCCGGCGTCCCTGCATCCCCTGGAGGTGGTGGTGACCGGCGAGCCGGTGGAGAACACGGCCATCCTGGCGGTACACCTACCCGGGCCGCGCCAGGGGACGGGCCCGGGGAACGACTTCGGGAGCGACGTGGGGGACGGCCTCCGGAACGGCGTGGGAAACGGCCTCGGGAACGCCCTCGGGAATGGCCTGGCGTCCCGGGACCCTGGCGGCAACACCGAGCTCACCGTCACCCTGGTCCACTACGGCCGCAAGCCCGCCACCGTCACGGTGGTGGTCGAACCGGCCCCCCGCGACCCGGCCTCGCCAGGCGCCGGCGGGGACAGCCCGGACTCGCCCGGTCCTCGCCAAGGTACCGCGGGCCCGCAAGGCGGTGGCGCCGGTGGCTCGGCTGCACCAGGCCACACCGGGAGCAGCCCGGGCTCGCCAGGCGCCAGCGGAAGCGTGCCGGACGGGCCCGGCGCCAGCCGGACCGGCCGGGCAGCGTCCACCGGCTCCGGAGAGCATGCCGTCGCCGCCGGTTCGTCCGGCAACGTCCCGCCGCGAACAGTGACCTTGCAGCCCGGCCGGCCCCTGCAGGTGACCATCTCCGTCCCCGGTGGCGCCCCCTTTTACCGGGTGGCCCTGGTTCCCGGCGATGCCTACCCCACCGACGACGTTGCCTGGGCGATCCCCGAAGCGTCGCCCACCGTGCGCATCGGCCTTCTGGCGCAGGGTGAGGCGGCCCTGATCCACCGGGCGCTGGCGCTGCGACCGGGCGCCCAGGTGGTCCGGCTCGTCCCCCCGGGCACGGGCACAACCGGCGGAACCGGGGAAGGCCCCCCTCCTTCCGGGCCACGGCCGGCCGGGGGCGAACCCGCTTACTCCGGCGAAGGCTCCGCCGCGCGCCAACCTGTTCCCCCCGAGGGCGGCCCGGCGGGTGCAGGCGGAAACGGAGGCGCGGGGCAACCCGTGCCCACCGAGGGCCGACCGGCGGCGGGTACGGAAGGAAGCAAACCCGGGGCCGCAGCAGGTGCCGCGCTCGGCCCGGAAGCCGCTGCGGCCCTTCCCCTCGAGGCCGTGGCCGGGCTGGATCTGCTGGTGGTGGTGGGCCTGCCGCTGCCGCCCGGTCTTCCCGCAAGCTTGCCGGTGATCTGGATCGACCCGCCGGGCCCCTCCTTCCAGCCCCGCTCGCTGGCGGTGGCCCCGGGGGGCGACGCCGCCCGGCTCCTTGGCCTGGTGCCGCTGGAGGGGGTGACCCTCCTCTCCGCCCAGGCCCTCGAGCCGGCCCGGGGCCAGCGGGAACCCGGCGAGGTCCCGCTGCTCCTGGGCGACGGCCGGCCCATCGCCACCTACCGTCCCCCCGGCCCCGGCCGGGGCGGCCGGGCCGTTCTGGGCTTCGATCCCTACCAGGGGACGCTGCTGCTCCGGCCGGCGTGGCCGCTTCTGGTCCAGGCCCTGGTGTCCGACCTGGCGCCGGGCGGGCTAGGCGCCCCGCCCCGCCAGCGGGCCGGCCAGGTGCTGGCCCTGGCCCCCTCGCCCTGGCTCACGGCGGTGACCGTGCTGTCCCCTTCCGGCCGGCCCGTCCTGCCGGGATCCGTGCTGGACGAACCCGGCCTCTACCGCATCACCGCCCGCCCGGTCGTGCCCCCCACCGGCGGTTCCGGCGGCGGACAAGCGGCGGAGGAGACGGTGGAGGCGGCCCTCTGGGTCCAGCCCGACCCCGGGGAGTCGCTGGCGGTGGCCGAAGGACCCCTGGTAGGCACGGGCCACGTCCCCCCACCCCAGCCGGGCCGGGGGACGGAAGCCGCGGCCGGACGGCAGGAAAGCGATACCCGGGCGGCCGCCCCGGCGGCCGGGGACGGCCCACCCGGCCCGGGTACACTGTCCTCCCCCGGCCCCCTGGCCGGTCACCCGGCCTGGCGGTGGGCGGCCTGGCTGGCCCTGGCGGGCCTGGCCGCCGGGACGTGGGTGGTGCGGCATGAGCTTTGA
- a CDS encoding DUF58 domain-containing protein gives MTAPNLDRWLERPLVPLLERLQLLGRAAAPQAWSGRYRARSKGRSLEYAGFREYVPGDDPRTLDWQALARLDRPYVREYQAERERTVTLLIDGSASMVAGDKGDTALELAAALGYCTLHHGDRLEVVLLEGPRALALGGGRGRPARHRLAVALAAAAGRMAGQRAAGVLQVGQPAGDRAGTHAGKGQEVPGEPAAARAAGGGPPVPTALRAALQRWHSGPGGEQARAGARAGPAWGPPRRGGLAILISDLLDPGGIDSPAYFRQVAALLAAAGQGAVIHLLDLDDRVPPPGEWTLVDAETGTTVEVTVDGSLLARYRQAVARWAEGWRRACHAQQVLYVAVPAPAPARTLIAGHLVPAGLLG, from the coding sequence ATGACCGCGCCCAACCTGGACCGCTGGCTTGAGCGCCCGCTGGTGCCCCTGCTGGAGCGGCTCCAGCTGCTGGGCCGGGCCGCCGCTCCCCAGGCATGGTCGGGGCGGTACCGCGCCCGGTCCAAGGGACGCTCCCTTGAGTACGCCGGCTTCCGCGAGTACGTGCCGGGGGACGATCCCCGCACCCTGGACTGGCAGGCCCTGGCCCGGCTGGACCGGCCCTACGTCCGGGAGTACCAGGCCGAGAGGGAGCGGACCGTCACCCTGCTGATCGACGGGTCCGCCTCCATGGTGGCAGGCGACAAGGGAGACACGGCCCTTGAGCTGGCCGCGGCGCTGGGGTACTGCACCCTGCACCACGGCGACCGCCTGGAGGTGGTGCTGCTGGAAGGCCCCCGGGCCCTGGCCCTGGGCGGTGGGCGGGGGAGGCCCGCCCGCCACCGGCTGGCGGTGGCCCTGGCGGCGGCAGCCGGCCGGATGGCCGGGCAGCGGGCGGCCGGGGTCCTCCAGGTCGGGCAGCCGGCTGGGGATCGGGCGGGCACGCACGCAGGAAAGGGGCAGGAGGTGCCCGGGGAGCCCGCGGCAGCCCGGGCGGCCGGCGGCGGCCCGCCGGTGCCCACGGCCCTGCGGGCCGCCCTGCAACGCTGGCATTCAGGGCCCGGGGGAGAGCAGGCCCGTGCTGGAGCCCGGGCGGGGCCGGCCTGGGGCCCGCCGCGGCGCGGTGGCCTGGCCATCCTGATCAGCGACCTGCTGGACCCCGGCGGTATCGACAGCCCGGCTTACTTCCGCCAGGTGGCCGCCCTGCTGGCCGCGGCAGGGCAGGGCGCCGTGATCCACCTGCTGGACCTGGACGACCGCGTCCCGCCGCCGGGGGAATGGACCCTGGTGGACGCGGAAACGGGCACCACCGTCGAGGTCACCGTGGACGGCAGCCTGCTGGCCCGCTACCGCCAGGCCGTTGCCCGGTGGGCGGAAGGCTGGCGCCGGGCATGCCACGCCCAGCAGGTGCTCTACGTGGCGGTGCCGGCTCCGGCCCCCGCCCGCACCCTGATCGCCGGGCACCTGGTTCCGGCGGGGCTCCTGGGTTGA
- a CDS encoding VWA domain-containing protein translates to MSFDHPWILVLLVWPLAVALGWPGPSLQWPGRVLQWPGRALSWWPRSAPQRPRWVLLRWRRPALGPAGPRRQRRATASRPAGGPLLRLQAPRPGRLLRSLAMACLILALAGPSLPLPSRGLAVAVVVDRSASMEPVLDQVTRTIDRLLTSDPGADLGGEPVQVAVISAGGVPAVERSPGPVPQPPLTWTAPAQRAATDLAAALRLAAASLPSDHRRRVVLISDGQQTRGDAVAEARALAAAGAVLDTVVVNPDPRPDLAVTGLDVPAAARPGRPAAVEVTVRAHQAGPARLHLMAGDRVAASRPVQLAPGENRFVLTVTPERPGPLALRAVIEAVPPSTSTEPANDAFDAVLQVEGARPVLVLSPHPDPPLARLLAAQGIPVESRRPAQRPADLAGWERYGAVILDNVPAPQLGEAAMADLERFVRDLGGGLVMAGMPDTFGPGGYTGTPVERALPVHSDLRNRKNLPTVALTLVIDRSGSMAGLKLQMAVEAARRVAQLLTPADRLAVVLFDSQAYVTRPLEPVRNPGEVDRAFPAAAQGGTSLGSGLAAALPLMEGVKADVRHVIALTDGVSEPFDVTGLARAFRRQGVTLSAVAIGPDADRNTLAQLAREGGGALYEAADPGQLPTLLARDTALAARRFIRDEPFRPVVTAAPAPGGPGAILQGVVPSPVAAPGDPGSQGGPGAGAPGGPGAAAGPGASGVAGGGPQAPPGEGALLPPLGGYVLTAPRDRAEVLLAGEDGDPVLAAWFYGLGRAVAWTAPTAGPGIAAWTGGAAPEGTGPFARLWANIADWLLEGAAGGNIPWQVGARATPAGTVTVTVEGSPPLSGKVRLGDAEALLIPVAAGRSEAVLPAPEPGVHPVVVEPAGGGTGTLRTVVAVPYPAEFLQTGSDPVLMETLAALTGGRAVRLEAWDPRSALDPQGVPAPPGRWFLWPYLLLAAAALLPADVAARRLGWTWGSFRRLPAALATLLWPDRRAQRVQRAQRPGQLAQEEVRSAQRAAERVQQEAPPAQRMARDPRQLGAGPPGAASSQAGHPAAGTAGEPPGDSAFEPIALSTPAPDEPAPPARPVAAPTPSGPAAQPGWQGEGVLERPGAAGASGAQGAQPDQQSPAPAPVQDAGLARLQAARQRSRARLAERVRRHVDPSAGP, encoded by the coding sequence ATGAGCTTTGACCATCCCTGGATCCTGGTGCTTCTCGTGTGGCCCCTGGCCGTGGCCCTGGGCTGGCCCGGTCCGTCGCTGCAGTGGCCCGGCCGGGTCCTGCAATGGCCGGGCCGGGCCCTGTCGTGGTGGCCCCGTTCGGCCCCGCAACGGCCCCGCTGGGTCCTGCTGCGTTGGCGCCGTCCGGCCCTGGGGCCGGCCGGGCCCCGGCGGCAGAGGCGGGCCACCGCCTCCCGCCCCGCTGGAGGGCCGCTCCTCCGGCTCCAGGCGCCGCGCCCCGGCCGGCTGCTGCGCTCGCTGGCCATGGCCTGCCTCATCCTGGCCCTGGCCGGCCCGTCCCTGCCCTTGCCCTCCCGCGGCCTGGCCGTAGCCGTGGTGGTCGACCGCTCGGCCAGCATGGAACCGGTCCTGGATCAGGTGACCCGGACCATCGACCGCCTCCTCACCTCCGACCCCGGCGCGGACCTTGGGGGCGAGCCCGTGCAGGTGGCAGTGATTTCCGCCGGTGGGGTGCCGGCCGTCGAGCGCTCCCCCGGCCCGGTGCCCCAGCCTCCCCTGACCTGGACGGCCCCGGCCCAGCGGGCGGCCACCGACCTGGCCGCCGCCCTGCGGCTGGCGGCCGCCAGCCTGCCCTCCGATCACCGGCGGCGGGTGGTGCTGATCTCCGACGGGCAGCAGACCCGGGGCGACGCGGTGGCCGAAGCCCGGGCCCTGGCGGCGGCCGGCGCCGTCCTGGACACGGTGGTGGTGAACCCGGACCCCCGGCCGGACCTGGCCGTCACCGGGCTCGACGTCCCGGCCGCCGCCAGGCCGGGACGGCCCGCGGCCGTTGAGGTCACCGTTCGGGCCCACCAGGCCGGACCGGCCCGGCTGCACCTTATGGCCGGCGACCGGGTCGCCGCCAGCCGTCCCGTCCAGCTGGCCCCAGGGGAAAACCGGTTCGTCCTGACGGTCACCCCGGAGCGGCCGGGCCCCCTGGCGCTGCGGGCGGTGATCGAGGCGGTGCCGCCCTCCACCAGCACCGAGCCGGCCAACGATGCCTTCGATGCCGTCCTCCAGGTGGAAGGCGCTCGCCCCGTGCTGGTCTTGAGTCCCCATCCCGACCCGCCCCTGGCCCGCTTGCTGGCCGCCCAGGGAATCCCGGTGGAAAGCCGCCGGCCGGCCCAGCGGCCGGCGGACCTGGCGGGGTGGGAGCGCTACGGGGCGGTCATCCTCGACAACGTGCCCGCCCCCCAGCTGGGCGAGGCCGCCATGGCCGACCTGGAGCGGTTCGTCCGGGACCTGGGCGGGGGCCTGGTGATGGCGGGGATGCCCGACACCTTCGGCCCCGGGGGCTACACCGGCACCCCTGTGGAGCGAGCCCTGCCCGTCCACAGCGACCTGCGGAACCGGAAGAACCTGCCCACGGTGGCCCTGACCCTGGTGATCGACCGCTCGGGAAGCATGGCGGGGCTGAAGCTGCAGATGGCCGTCGAGGCGGCCCGCCGGGTGGCCCAGCTGCTGACGCCGGCCGACCGCCTGGCGGTGGTCCTCTTCGACAGCCAGGCCTACGTCACCCGGCCCCTGGAGCCGGTCCGCAACCCTGGCGAGGTCGACCGCGCCTTCCCCGCCGCGGCACAGGGCGGGACCAGCCTGGGCAGCGGCCTGGCAGCGGCCCTCCCCTTGATGGAGGGCGTCAAGGCCGACGTGCGCCACGTCATCGCCCTGACCGACGGCGTCTCGGAGCCCTTCGACGTGACCGGCCTGGCCCGCGCCTTCCGCCGCCAGGGCGTCACCCTTTCGGCCGTGGCCATCGGCCCGGACGCGGACCGGAACACCCTGGCCCAGCTGGCGCGGGAAGGGGGCGGGGCGCTGTACGAGGCTGCCGATCCCGGCCAGTTGCCCACCCTGCTGGCCCGCGACACCGCCCTGGCCGCCCGCCGTTTCATCCGCGACGAACCCTTCCGCCCGGTGGTCACCGCGGCGCCGGCACCGGGCGGCCCCGGCGCCATCCTGCAGGGAGTGGTGCCCTCGCCGGTTGCGGCTCCAGGGGATCCGGGGTCGCAAGGCGGTCCGGGGGCGGGGGCGCCGGGAGGTCCGGGGGCGGCTGCAGGTCCTGGGGCATCCGGGGTAGCCGGCGGCGGGCCGCAGGCGCCGCCCGGGGAGGGAGCCTTGCTACCGCCCCTGGGGGGCTATGTGCTCACCGCACCCCGGGACCGGGCCGAGGTGCTCCTGGCCGGCGAGGACGGCGATCCCGTGCTGGCCGCCTGGTTCTACGGTCTCGGCCGGGCGGTGGCCTGGACGGCACCCACGGCAGGACCCGGCATCGCCGCCTGGACCGGCGGCGCCGCACCGGAGGGAACGGGCCCCTTCGCCCGCCTGTGGGCCAACATCGCCGACTGGCTGCTGGAGGGAGCGGCGGGCGGCAACATCCCCTGGCAGGTTGGGGCCCGGGCCACGCCGGCCGGCACGGTGACGGTCACGGTGGAGGGCTCGCCGCCCTTGAGCGGCAAGGTCCGCCTCGGGGACGCGGAGGCGCTGCTGATCCCCGTCGCGGCGGGCCGCTCGGAGGCCGTGCTTCCTGCGCCGGAGCCCGGTGTCCACCCGGTGGTGGTGGAACCGGCGGGGGGAGGAACCGGCACCCTGCGCACCGTCGTGGCGGTACCCTACCCGGCGGAGTTCCTCCAGACCGGAAGCGACCCCGTCTTGATGGAGACCCTGGCCGCCCTCACCGGGGGCCGGGCGGTGCGGCTGGAGGCATGGGATCCCCGCAGCGCGCTGGACCCCCAGGGCGTCCCGGCGCCGCCGGGCCGCTGGTTCTTGTGGCCGTACCTGCTCCTGGCCGCCGCCGCGCTGCTACCGGCTGACGTGGCCGCCCGGCGCCTGGGCTGGACCTGGGGAAGCTTCAGGAGACTCCCGGCCGCCCTGGCGACCCTGCTGTGGCCGGACCGGAGGGCCCAGCGGGTCCAGCGAGCCCAGCGGCCGGGCCAGCTGGCCCAGGAGGAGGTCCGGTCAGCCCAGCGGGCGGCCGAGCGGGTGCAGCAAGAGGCCCCACCGGCCCAGCGCATGGCGCGTGACCCGCGCCAGCTTGGGGCAGGCCCGCCGGGCGCGGCCAGCAGCCAGGCAGGTCACCCCGCCGCCGGCACGGCAGGCGAGCCGCCGGGAGACTCGGCCTTCGAACCCATCGCCCTTTCCACCCCTGCCCCGGACGAACCGGCCCCGCCGGCCCGGCCGGTCGCCGCACCCACCCCATCGGGCCCCGCAGCCCAGCCAGGCTGGCAGGGTGAAGGGGTCCTGGAAAGGCCTGGCGCCGCGGGAGCTTCAGGTGCTCAGGGTGCCCAGCCCGATCAACAATCGCCTGCCCCCGCCCCGGTGCAGGATGCCGGCCTGGCCCGCCTTCAGGCCGCCCGCCAGCGCTCCCGGGCCCGCCTGGCCGAGCGGGTGCGCCGGCACGTGGATCCCTCTGCCGGGCCTTGA
- a CDS encoding ABC transporter permease, with protein MPAKEAAWRVKEAAWREALRQKLGGLLAPTPLNPIIELEFRARMRRSRTVVLLVAYVAVVAAVFVLGVVLSGINRASRLHASPYEVSWLLFQAMMLAELVLTGAVAGASGAGAISGERERQTLDVLLTTRLPAWRIMTGKLVAAVALSLWLVVASFPVFLPLFRFNAVDPGTLLKVGAVFAASGLAWAALGLFFSTLFRRTIPAVIATYATASGWVILTLISRTLLNALRQGPPYGPLPPQPVGPLAVEVASPVLALLYAMRSPLLEAWNWIAGSIAVPPSPSPVAPLTPAQNRLTVAARVAAYLGADGYFWLYVAIALLVTFVLTAAATLLLNRRRAEG; from the coding sequence GTGCCCGCTAAGGAGGCGGCCTGGCGAGTCAAGGAAGCGGCCTGGCGAGAGGCGCTGCGCCAGAAACTGGGCGGTCTCCTGGCACCCACCCCGCTGAACCCCATCATCGAGCTGGAGTTCCGGGCCCGGATGCGCCGCAGCCGGACGGTGGTCCTCCTGGTGGCCTACGTGGCCGTGGTGGCGGCCGTGTTCGTCCTGGGCGTGGTGCTGTCGGGCATCAACCGGGCCAGCAGGCTCCACGCCAGCCCCTATGAGGTCAGCTGGCTGCTCTTCCAGGCGATGATGCTGGCGGAACTGGTGCTCACCGGCGCCGTGGCCGGGGCTTCGGGCGCCGGCGCCATCAGCGGCGAGCGGGAGCGGCAGACCCTGGACGTGCTCCTGACGACCCGGCTGCCCGCGTGGCGCATCATGACCGGCAAGCTGGTGGCCGCCGTCGCCCTCTCCCTCTGGCTGGTGGTGGCCTCCTTTCCCGTCTTCCTGCCCTTGTTCCGGTTCAATGCGGTGGATCCCGGCACGCTGCTGAAGGTCGGCGCGGTGTTCGCCGCCAGCGGCCTGGCCTGGGCCGCCCTGGGCCTGTTCTTCTCCACCCTGTTCCGCCGGACCATCCCGGCGGTCATCGCCACGTACGCCACGGCCTCGGGCTGGGTCATCCTGACCCTGATCAGCCGCACCCTGCTCAACGCCCTGCGCCAGGGGCCGCCCTACGGCCCGCTGCCGCCCCAGCCCGTGGGCCCGCTGGCCGTGGAGGTGGCCAGCCCGGTGCTGGCGCTGCTCTACGCCATGCGCTCGCCCTTGCTCGAAGCCTGGAACTGGATTGCCGGCAGCATCGCCGTGCCGCCCTCCCCGTCGCCGGTGGCCCCCCTGACACCGGCGCAGAACCGCCTGACGGTAGCCGCTCGGGTGGCGGCCTACCTGGGGGCCGATGGCTACTTCTGGCTTTATGTCGCCATTGCGCTGCTCGTGACCTTCGTCCTGACGGCGGCCGCAACCCTCTTGCTGAACCGCCGCCGGGCGGAAGGCTGA
- a CDS encoding AAA family ATPase, producing the protein MTDREDRGSGFNPPGQGTPGLDDPDVLARRLDQVAEQLERVRTELERVILGQDDVVRQVLWALLAGGHVLLEGVPGLGKTALVRALGRVLGLQFSRIQFTPDLMPADLLGTHILEEQPGGRRGWRWEPGPIWAHLVLADEINRATPKTQSALLEAMAEGQVTTGGSTRPLPRPFFVLATQNPLEMEGTFPLPEAQLDRFLFKVLVPYPSEATLAAIGRLTTGPEPPAPETVAEGAAAVQAWIDLTRQVPVTGEVLERAARLVAMTHPQHPEAPPAVRRFVRYGASPRGLQALLLGARARALMDGRLNVAYADLGAVLFPALRHRLILTFEAEAEGTGAEQVLAELAARLDLPIPGDRPAEPAGDERAPAGSRTPAHRLVASSRPPVAGDRGDGDHDRAQPGPLA; encoded by the coding sequence GTGACGGATCGCGAGGACCGCGGCAGCGGCTTCAACCCGCCGGGGCAGGGAACGCCCGGCCTGGACGATCCCGATGTCCTGGCCCGGCGCCTGGACCAGGTGGCCGAACAGCTGGAGCGGGTCCGTACGGAGCTGGAACGGGTCATCCTGGGCCAGGACGACGTCGTCCGCCAGGTGCTCTGGGCCCTTCTGGCCGGCGGCCACGTGCTGCTGGAAGGCGTGCCCGGCCTGGGCAAGACCGCCCTGGTGCGGGCCCTGGGGCGGGTGCTGGGCCTTCAGTTCTCCCGGATCCAGTTCACCCCGGACCTGATGCCCGCCGACCTGCTGGGCACCCACATCCTGGAGGAGCAGCCGGGCGGGCGCCGGGGCTGGCGGTGGGAGCCCGGCCCCATCTGGGCCCACCTGGTGCTGGCGGACGAGATCAACCGGGCGACCCCCAAGACCCAAAGTGCCCTCCTGGAAGCCATGGCCGAAGGCCAGGTCACCACCGGCGGAAGCACCCGGCCGCTGCCCCGTCCCTTCTTCGTTCTGGCCACCCAGAACCCCCTGGAGATGGAGGGGACCTTTCCCCTGCCCGAGGCCCAGCTGGACCGGTTCCTGTTCAAGGTGCTGGTGCCGTATCCTTCCGAAGCCACCCTGGCCGCCATCGGGCGGCTCACCACGGGTCCGGAGCCGCCCGCACCGGAAACGGTAGCCGAAGGCGCCGCCGCGGTGCAGGCCTGGATCGACCTCACCCGCCAGGTGCCGGTCACCGGGGAGGTGCTGGAGCGGGCCGCCCGGCTGGTGGCCATGACCCATCCCCAGCACCCGGAGGCTCCCCCCGCCGTGCGCCGGTTCGTCCGCTATGGTGCGAGCCCCCGGGGGTTGCAGGCCTTGCTGCTGGGCGCCCGGGCCCGCGCCTTGATGGACGGACGGCTCAACGTGGCCTATGCCGACCTGGGTGCCGTCCTCTTCCCCGCCCTGCGGCACCGCCTGATCCTGACCTTCGAGGCGGAGGCCGAAGGCACCGGCGCCGAACAGGTGCTGGCCGAGCTGGCAGCCCGGCTGGATCTTCCCATCCCCGGAGACCGGCCGGCGGAACCGGCGGGGGACGAACGGGCCCCTGCCGGGAGCCGGACGCCAGCCCACCGCCTGGTGGCTTCATCCCGCCCGCCCGTCGCGGGCGATCGGGGAGACGGTGACCATGACCGCGCCCAACCTGGACCGCTGGCTTGA
- a CDS encoding MFS transporter gives MGGVAVYAYAPVFMRQALGEPRLSVPAAGLALASLATFLMAGRWGRWGDLTGRPARLVALGLAGAALALSLLPLVPSSAGFITLLVTTTAFLAAVMPLSVAWLTLRHPDRPGEAAAALYRARSVGWAAGSFGSGWLVDRAGMAGIELSFWLAAGMALAAAAVVSGLASRAPAVAPVTGGSGPASPPALAWGEAGPEGPGSSPVDLRRPSRPLRGAGTVTPSPLPAPLPSPAAPARPVWRYPAVVAIAVAVLFTAAGNEAFFAVFGPYLTEYLHGSSGQVGWALGIASTLGILIMAPVGRLADRWGPQRVFTLGILGYVVMYGLIAAFRTPLATVAAFALPLYPLTATGATGIISRTIPPERRGEGVGVYEGSAALAASVGGALGGLVADAAGLGSVPLVSLALALAGTAVAWRWVAGGTGGR, from the coding sequence ATGGGGGGCGTGGCGGTCTACGCCTACGCGCCGGTGTTCATGCGCCAGGCCCTGGGGGAACCGCGCCTCTCGGTACCGGCCGCGGGTCTCGCCCTGGCCTCTCTGGCGACCTTCTTGATGGCCGGGCGCTGGGGGCGCTGGGGGGACCTGACGGGCCGGCCCGCACGGCTGGTCGCCCTGGGACTGGCGGGCGCCGCCCTGGCCCTGTCTCTGCTGCCCTTGGTGCCGTCGTCGGCGGGGTTCATTACGCTCCTGGTCACCACCACCGCCTTTCTGGCCGCCGTGATGCCCCTGTCCGTCGCCTGGCTGACCCTGCGCCATCCCGACCGGCCCGGCGAGGCCGCAGCGGCTCTCTACCGGGCCCGGTCCGTGGGCTGGGCAGCCGGCAGCTTCGGCAGCGGCTGGCTGGTCGACCGGGCCGGCATGGCAGGCATCGAGCTGTCCTTCTGGCTGGCCGCCGGGATGGCCCTGGCGGCCGCGGCCGTGGTCAGCGGGCTGGCCTCCCGGGCCCCGGCGGTGGCGCCGGTCACCGGCGGCAGCGGCCCGGCGTCGCCCCCGGCCTTGGCCTGGGGCGAGGCCGGGCCGGAAGGGCCGGGATCGTCCCCGGTTGACCTGCGCCGGCCTTCCCGGCCGCTGAGGGGCGCCGGCACCGTCACGCCCTCCCCGCTGCCGGCTCCGCTCCCCTCGCCGGCGGCCCCGGCGCGGCCGGTGTGGCGCTACCCCGCGGTGGTGGCCATCGCCGTGGCGGTGCTCTTCACCGCCGCGGGCAACGAGGCGTTCTTTGCCGTCTTCGGGCCGTATCTCACCGAATACCTGCACGGAAGCAGCGGCCAGGTGGGATGGGCCCTGGGGATCGCCAGCACCCTGGGCATCCTGATCATGGCGCCGGTGGGGCGGCTGGCCGACCGCTGGGGACCACAGCGGGTCTTCACCCTGGGCATTCTCGGGTATGTGGTGATGTACGGCCTGATCGCCGCCTTCCGCACCCCGCTGGCCACGGTGGCGGCTTTTGCCCTGCCGCTTTACCCTTTGACCGCGACCGGCGCCACCGGCATCATCAGCCGGACCATCCCCCCGGAGCGGCGGGGCGAGGGTGTGGGGGTCTACGAGGGCAGCGCGGCCCTGGCCGCCTCGGTGGGAGGGGCCCTGGGCGGGCTGGTGGCCGACGCCGCAGGGCTCGGGAGCGTGCCGCTGGTGTCCCTGGCCCTGGCGCTGGCCGGCACTGCGGTGGCCTGGCGCTGGGTCGCCGGTGGAACGGGCGGGCGCTGA